The Halostagnicola larsenii XH-48 DNA segment ATATGGAGATCGAAACATACTCCGTCCTAAATCCCGACGGATCATTCGATGCTGATCGGGTCCCGGATCTCGACGACGACGAATTCCGCGACCTCTATCGCTGGATGCTCGTCCAACGTATCTACGACAACCGCGCAACGAAACTCCAGCGTCGTGGCCGCCTTGGAACGATTGCCTCCGGGCGCGGTCAGGAAGCGAGTATTGTCGGCAGCGGATACTCCCTTTCATTGGATGATTGGATCTTCCCGTACGGGCGTGAAGCGAGCGCACTATTGATGCACGGACTTCCCTTACGGGATCTGTTGCTCTACTGGCGTGGCGTCGAAGATGCATCAAAGATGCGGGGAGCAAACATCGTCCCGCTGGCTATCTCGGTCGGTTCTCATGTCCCACTCGCGACCGGCAAAGCGTGGGGAATGCAACTTGCAAACGAAGATACTGTCACGTTCACTAACCTTGGCGATGGCGCGACGTCGACGGGCGCCTTCCACGAGGGAATGAACCTTGCCGGAGTCCTTGGAGTACCAGCCGTGTTCTTCTGCCTGAACAATCAGTACGCGATCTCGCTGCCGTTCGACGGACAGACGAACGCCAATACGGCCGCACAGAAAGCGCTAGCCTACGGTCTCGATGGTATCCGCGTCGACGGCAACGACGTGCTCGCGGTCTACAACGCCGTCTCGAGGGCGCGAGAACGAGCGCTTGAGGGCAATCCAGTGTTAGTCGAGGCAGTCACTTACCGACGTGGAGCCCACACGACGAGTGACGATCCCAGCCGATATCGGTCCGAAGAAGAGGTTGAAAAGTGGAAAGATCGCGATCCTCTCGAGCGATATCAGGCGTTCCTCGAGGAAACCGGGCGCTGGGAGGGAATCGACGAGGAGGCGATCCGCGAGGAGGTCGAAGCCGAGTTCTCCGAGGCGGTCGACGCCGCCGACGCGTTCGAAGAACGCGGCGTCGAGGAGATTTTCGACTACCTCTACGAGGAAATGCCACCCGAGCTCGAACGCCAACTCGAGGACCTCCGTGAGTTACTGGAAGAAGAGCCCGAGATGTACGACTATATCGAACGGCGGCCGAAGGGGTGATCGCTACTATGAACGCGACAATCATCGAAGCCATCAACGACGCATTGCACGAAGAGATGACCACCGACGAGAAGACGGTCGTCTTCGGCCAGGACG contains these protein-coding regions:
- a CDS encoding thiamine pyrophosphate-dependent dehydrogenase E1 component subunit alpha translates to MDNSPQPVPSSSADVGIKPISQENMEIETYSVLNPDGSFDADRVPDLDDDEFRDLYRWMLVQRIYDNRATKLQRRGRLGTIASGRGQEASIVGSGYSLSLDDWIFPYGREASALLMHGLPLRDLLLYWRGVEDASKMRGANIVPLAISVGSHVPLATGKAWGMQLANEDTVTFTNLGDGATSTGAFHEGMNLAGVLGVPAVFFCLNNQYAISLPFDGQTNANTAAQKALAYGLDGIRVDGNDVLAVYNAVSRARERALEGNPVLVEAVTYRRGAHTTSDDPSRYRSEEEVEKWKDRDPLERYQAFLEETGRWEGIDEEAIREEVEAEFSEAVDAADAFEERGVEEIFDYLYEEMPPELERQLEDLRELLEEEPEMYDYIERRPKG